In Candidatus Omnitrophota bacterium, the following proteins share a genomic window:
- a CDS encoding sensor domain-containing diguanylate cyclase, with translation MEKEIQENIELFKKELDKAKTELSILYEIGNAMHSTLNLDEILYIILTAATAHTGLGFNRAMLFMVNEKENLLEGRMGIGPQSGEEAYHIWKKIETEKMDLNDFIEAYKEFSVQKDSPLNNLVKTIKIPLREDGGILAVTVIKGSPSLINTPEARAKINDVALSLLKVDQFVVVPLKAKDKAIGVILADNFITRKPINQDDLRLLSMFANQAGLAIENSRLYEQTLILSNTDYLTHLWNHGYFQQLMNEEIKKSSANKTSISLIMLDIDDFKNYNDTLGHQAGDKVLQEIGDIIRQNVRRNDWACRYGGEEFAIILPQISKEDTLKFAERLRNQIELHKFPHEEVQPKQKITVSIGIATFPADASNKDELIYKADMAMLEAKKKGRNRTCLYFPQSMSQ, from the coding sequence ATGGAAAAAGAGATTCAAGAAAATATTGAGCTGTTTAAGAAAGAGCTGGATAAAGCAAAAACGGAACTATCTATCCTCTATGAGATAGGCAACGCTATGCATTCCACACTCAACCTTGATGAAATTCTCTATATAATACTTACTGCAGCAACTGCCCATACTGGACTCGGTTTTAACCGCGCAATGCTTTTTATGGTCAATGAAAAAGAAAATTTGCTTGAAGGACGTATGGGCATAGGACCGCAGTCAGGTGAAGAGGCATATCACATTTGGAAAAAGATTGAAACAGAAAAAATGGACCTTAATGATTTCATTGAAGCATATAAAGAGTTTTCTGTCCAGAAGGATTCTCCTTTGAACAATCTCGTAAAAACCATAAAAATTCCTTTAAGAGAAGATGGAGGAATCCTTGCTGTGACAGTAATAAAAGGCTCTCCTTCCCTTATAAATACTCCTGAAGCGAGGGCAAAAATAAACGATGTTGCACTCTCCTTGTTAAAAGTTGACCAATTTGTGGTGGTGCCGCTTAAGGCAAAAGATAAGGCAATAGGGGTAATTCTGGCAGACAATTTTATAACGCGAAAACCCATTAACCAGGATGATTTGCGTCTTCTAAGTATGTTTGCTAACCAGGCAGGTTTAGCAATTGAAAACTCACGTTTATATGAACAGACTCTCATCCTCTCTAATACCGACTATCTTACACATCTCTGGAATCATGGTTATTTTCAGCAGTTGATGAATGAAGAAATAAAGAAATCTTCTGCAAACAAAACATCAATAAGTCTTATTATGCTCGATATAGATGATTTCAAAAACTACAATGATACACTTGGTCATCAAGCGGGAGACAAAGTCCTTCAAGAAATAGGAGATATAATCCGGCAAAATGTACGTAGAAATGACTGGGCATGTAGATACGGAGGTGAGGAATTTGCTATAATTTTACCCCAAATAAGTAAAGAAGATACACTCAAATTTGCGGAGAGATTGAGGAATCAAATTGAATTACATAAATTCCCTCATGAAGAAGTACAACCGAAACAGAAAATCACCGTAAGTATAGGTATAGCTACCTTTCCTGCAGATGCTTCTAACAAAGATGAATTGATTTACAAAGCAGATATGGCTATGCTCGAGGCTAAGAAAAAAGGGAGGAATCGTACTTGTCTATATTTTCCTCAGTCAATGTCTCAGTAA